From the genome of Mixophyes fleayi isolate aMixFle1 chromosome 2, aMixFle1.hap1, whole genome shotgun sequence, one region includes:
- the IL18BP gene encoding interleukin-18-binding protein isoform X2, which translates to MAGSSGPASHRPKILYPEDNTVITKEGGECTISCTAETKWPRFHLVYWLVNNSFIEDAYPDGRVTEKAQRLQKDNKLYNVTKPLVFTTTQPEDFTKTFTCVIQDPSGVHTKHFKLLPEVSREISP; encoded by the exons CTTCACATCGGCCAAAGATTCTCTATCCAGAAGACAACACGGTCATCACAAAGGAAG GTGGTGAATGCACTATATCATGCACAGCAGAGACCAAATGGCCGCGGTTCCACCTGGTCTACTGGCTGGTAAATAACAGTTTCATTGAGGACGCTTACCCCGATGGACGGGTGACGGAAAAGGCCCAGAG GCTACAAAAAGATAACAAGCTCTATAACGTGACAAAACCTCTGGTGTTCACGACCACCCAGCCGGAAGACTTCACAAAAACATTCACCTGCGTGATCCAGGACCCGTCCGGGGTACACACCAAACACTTCAAACTTCTGCCAGAAGTCAGCAGAGAGATTAGCCCATGA
- the IL18BP gene encoding interleukin-18-binding protein isoform X1, which yields MAGSSGPGKERLGGLHLLSLLVMVRFTNVIAASHRPKILYPEDNTVITKEGGECTISCTAETKWPRFHLVYWLVNNSFIEDAYPDGRVTEKAQRLQKDNKLYNVTKPLVFTTTQPEDFTKTFTCVIQDPSGVHTKHFKLLPEVSREISP from the exons GTAAGGAGAGGTTAGGTGGATTACACCTGTTGTCTCTTCTTGTGATGGTCAGATTCACCAACGTGATAGCAG CTTCACATCGGCCAAAGATTCTCTATCCAGAAGACAACACGGTCATCACAAAGGAAG GTGGTGAATGCACTATATCATGCACAGCAGAGACCAAATGGCCGCGGTTCCACCTGGTCTACTGGCTGGTAAATAACAGTTTCATTGAGGACGCTTACCCCGATGGACGGGTGACGGAAAAGGCCCAGAG GCTACAAAAAGATAACAAGCTCTATAACGTGACAAAACCTCTGGTGTTCACGACCACCCAGCCGGAAGACTTCACAAAAACATTCACCTGCGTGATCCAGGACCCGTCCGGGGTACACACCAAACACTTCAAACTTCTGCCAGAAGTCAGCAGAGAGATTAGCCCATGA